In Aquiflexum balticum DSM 16537, a single genomic region encodes these proteins:
- a CDS encoding cytochrome c gives MKKFKSILILLAGIFSTLPAMAQTSEVSWVSQMQQMESSQLTLLIILAVVLGVIVLLLILMIYLMSFMVAVFKKENPELANEPSWWDEFKLKYITGKMKPVGGKEEKQLMLDHNYDGIVELDNHMPPWLVNVFYLTIAFAVVYFTYYSVLGLGKTQLEEYAEEQRLAAIKIEQYQATAVSSIDENSVVFDESASALSAGQQIFSANCVACHASDGGGGVGPNLTDEYWIHGGSIQDIFRVTKYGVPEKGMIPWADQLSPEEMQQVSSYIKTLVGTTPANPKAPQGEKLDPEQPIEEEVIEEATIVAEVK, from the coding sequence AATGCAGCAAATGGAAAGCAGTCAATTGACTTTATTGATCATTTTGGCTGTGGTGCTTGGAGTCATTGTCTTGCTGTTGATTTTGATGATTTACCTCATGTCTTTCATGGTGGCGGTTTTCAAAAAAGAGAATCCTGAATTGGCCAATGAGCCATCTTGGTGGGATGAATTTAAATTGAAATACATCACAGGTAAAATGAAACCGGTTGGTGGCAAAGAAGAAAAACAATTAATGCTTGACCACAATTATGATGGCATAGTGGAATTGGACAATCATATGCCACCTTGGCTGGTAAATGTATTTTACCTCACCATTGCCTTTGCTGTAGTTTATTTCACTTATTATTCTGTTCTGGGATTGGGAAAAACCCAATTGGAAGAATATGCGGAAGAGCAGAGATTAGCTGCAATCAAAATTGAACAATACCAAGCAACGGCAGTCAGTAGCATTGATGAAAATTCTGTTGTATTTGATGAATCTGCTTCGGCACTTTCTGCTGGGCAGCAGATTTTCAGTGCCAACTGTGTTGCTTGTCATGCCTCTGATGGTGGAGGAGGTGTAGGGCCCAATCTTACTGATGAATATTGGATCCATGGTGGTTCCATTCAGGATATTTTCAGGGTTACCAAATATGGTGTTCCTGAAAAAGGAATGATCCCTTGGGCTGACCAATTAAGCCCTGAAGAAATGCAGCAAGTTTCCAGTTATATCAAAACCTTGGTGGGAACCACACCTGCAAATCCTAAAGCACCTCAAGGTGAAAAACTTGACCCTGAGCAACCAATAGAAGAAGAAGTTATTGAAGAGGCGACCATCGTTGCAGAAGTTAAATAG
- the ccoG gene encoding cytochrome c oxidase accessory protein CcoG, whose product MSKVNPNQNPDVFRDALGTVKGDGKRNWIYPKKVSGKFYRWRTYLSWVLLAILFAGPFIQVGGRPYMLFNIFERKFIIFGAAFWPQDTHLLIFLLLILFVFIILFTAVFGRIFCGWACPQTLFLEMVFRKIEYWIEGDANQQRRLNDMEWNREKIWKKSFKMTLFVIISLAIAHLVMAYLIGVDQVKEIVSQPPSEHMAGFIGLMAFAGIFLFVFSWFREQACIVVCPYGRLQGVLLDANSINVTYDHVRGEPRAPIRKNKIEESPKGDCIDCGLCVQVCPTGIDIRNGVQMECVNCTACIDACDEVMEKVDRPLGLIRYASDNSIEKRTQKLITPRVKVYSLMLVVLMGAFVTLIATRDDLGATVTRFRGMTYQARDTGEISNLYEVTFINKTFEPQTVELKAEDPDFRVEVVGDQNWTLEGQAKFEGRFFIVKNNEDVKIPQEKIKLVLLQNGEEIDKIKTSFMGPVYKGGS is encoded by the coding sequence ATGAGTAAAGTCAATCCTAACCAAAATCCTGATGTATTCCGTGACGCACTTGGTACTGTAAAAGGTGATGGTAAACGAAACTGGATTTACCCAAAAAAAGTATCAGGTAAGTTTTACCGGTGGAGGACTTATCTTTCCTGGGTTTTGTTGGCCATTTTATTTGCAGGCCCATTTATCCAAGTAGGTGGGAGACCTTACATGCTTTTCAATATATTTGAAAGGAAATTCATCATTTTTGGTGCAGCATTTTGGCCTCAGGATACCCACTTATTGATTTTTCTCCTTTTGATTCTATTTGTATTCATTATTCTGTTTACGGCGGTTTTTGGGAGGATATTCTGTGGTTGGGCCTGTCCCCAAACACTTTTTCTGGAAATGGTATTTCGCAAGATAGAGTATTGGATAGAAGGAGATGCCAATCAGCAGCGCAGGCTAAATGACATGGAATGGAACAGGGAGAAAATCTGGAAAAAGAGTTTTAAAATGACCCTATTTGTTATTATTTCTCTTGCAATAGCCCATTTGGTCATGGCTTATTTGATAGGCGTAGACCAGGTAAAGGAAATCGTCAGTCAGCCACCATCTGAACACATGGCAGGCTTTATAGGATTGATGGCTTTTGCTGGAATCTTTCTTTTTGTCTTTTCTTGGTTTAGGGAGCAGGCCTGTATTGTGGTTTGTCCCTATGGAAGACTCCAAGGAGTTTTGTTGGATGCCAATTCCATCAATGTTACCTATGACCATGTCAGAGGCGAACCTAGGGCTCCAATAAGAAAAAACAAAATTGAAGAAAGCCCCAAGGGGGATTGCATTGATTGTGGACTGTGTGTTCAGGTCTGTCCGACAGGAATTGATATCCGCAACGGAGTACAAATGGAATGTGTCAATTGTACTGCCTGTATAGATGCTTGCGATGAGGTTATGGAAAAAGTAGATAGGCCTTTGGGACTTATTCGTTATGCATCTGATAACAGTATTGAAAAAAGAACCCAAAAGTTGATTACTCCGCGGGTAAAGGTGTATTCCTTGATGTTGGTTGTTTTAATGGGCGCATTTGTGACCTTGATTGCGACAAGGGATGATTTGGGTGCAACAGTAACCAGATTCAGGGGAATGACCTATCAAGCCCGTGATACAGGAGAAATCAGTAACTTGTATGAAGTGACCTTTATCAATAAAACCTTTGAGCCACAGACTGTGGAATTGAAAGCTGAGGATCCGGATTTTAGAGTAGAGGTAGTCGGGGATCAAAATTGGACATTGGAAGGTCAGGCAAAATTTGAAGGGAGGTTCTTTATCGTAAAAAACAACGAAGATGTAAAGATACCCCAAGAAAAAATCAAATTGGTCCTGCTCCAAAACGGAGAAGAGATTGATAAAATCAAAACCAGCTTTATGGGGCCGGTGTATAAGGGAGGAAGTTAA
- a CDS encoding FixH family protein yields MDWGKGIILTLVAFGILMIGMVTFCIKQDDIHLVTQNYYEEEIKYQDQIEKMINASEIGYNVLVYDSQLKKVDLLLPKGAKGTLHLFRPSDARLDQKIAFDITETNASSINVKDLKPGYWRIKLSWSEDGKEFYEEKKINI; encoded by the coding sequence ATGGACTGGGGAAAAGGAATAATACTCACATTAGTTGCTTTTGGGATACTGATGATAGGGATGGTGACTTTTTGTATCAAGCAAGACGATATCCATCTGGTGACTCAAAATTATTACGAGGAGGAAATCAAGTATCAGGATCAAATTGAAAAAATGATCAATGCCAGTGAAATTGGCTATAATGTCTTGGTCTATGATAGTCAACTCAAAAAAGTCGATTTACTGTTGCCCAAAGGAGCAAAAGGAACCCTTCACTTGTTCAGGCCATCAGATGCAAGACTTGACCAAAAGATTGCTTTTGACATCACTGAGACAAATGCCAGCTCGATAAACGTGAAAGACCTGAAGCCGGGATATTGGAGAATAAAACTGAGTTGGTCTGAGGACGGAAAAGAATTTTACGAAGAGAAAAAAATCAATATCTAA
- a CDS encoding sulfite exporter TauE/SafE family protein: protein MIWTAFLLGFLGSFHCLGMCGPIALAVSAKDNAPFLRNKIIYNLGRTLTYTLLGAVIGMIGFSLALAGIQQWISILMGALILLMAFFYKSSERYITKSGLFGAVSKLKSSLGYFLKKGGTPAFFASGLLNGMLPCGMVYIALVASLALQSPIYGAMYMFFFGIGTIPMLIGVMISGKILSLSLRTKLTKALPYFAMFIGILFIVRGMGLGIHYVSPRLQVFDYGAEKIEMTMCE, encoded by the coding sequence GTGATCTGGACAGCGTTTTTATTGGGGTTTTTGGGTTCATTCCATTGTTTGGGAATGTGCGGCCCTATTGCCTTGGCAGTATCGGCCAAAGACAATGCTCCTTTCTTGCGCAATAAAATCATCTATAATCTTGGGCGAACCCTCACTTATACCTTGCTAGGCGCCGTTATCGGGATGATCGGTTTTTCTTTGGCCCTGGCAGGAATTCAACAATGGATTTCCATATTAATGGGGGCATTAATCTTATTGATGGCATTCTTTTACAAAAGCTCGGAAAGGTATATTACCAAATCGGGTCTTTTTGGAGCAGTTTCCAAGTTGAAATCCTCTTTGGGTTATTTTTTGAAAAAAGGCGGTACTCCTGCTTTTTTTGCTTCGGGTTTATTGAATGGCATGCTTCCCTGTGGCATGGTGTACATTGCCTTGGTGGCTTCCTTGGCCCTCCAAAGTCCCATCTATGGTGCTATGTACATGTTCTTTTTTGGAATCGGAACCATCCCTATGTTGATTGGGGTCATGATTTCCGGTAAAATCCTTTCACTATCCCTCAGGACCAAACTGACCAAAGCACTTCCATACTTTGCGATGTTTATTGGAATTTTGTTTATAGTAAGAGGAATGGGATTGGGAATCCATTATGTCAGCCCTAGGTTGCAGGTTTTTGATTATGGTGCTGAAAAGATTGAGATGACAATGTGTGAGTGA
- the brnA gene encoding type II toxin-antitoxin system BrnA family antitoxin, protein MKKQSITSAEFDQKFENNEDLSDFLNLEKASKPGLKPKRVSVDFPEWMVQELDKSAQRLGITRQSLIKVFISEKLKET, encoded by the coding sequence ATGAAAAAGCAATCTATTACATCGGCTGAGTTTGATCAAAAGTTTGAGAACAATGAGGATTTGTCTGATTTTTTAAATCTAGAAAAGGCAAGCAAACCAGGATTAAAGCCCAAACGTGTCAGTGTGGATTTTCCTGAATGGATGGTTCAGGAGTTGGATAAATCAGCCCAACGATTAGGAATTACCCGTCAAAGTCTTATCAAGGTTTTCATCTCTGAGAAATTGAAAGAGACATAA
- a CDS encoding BrnT family toxin, which produces MFEYDPHKSESNRIKHGIDFNQAQQLWDDANRVVIEAKTVDEKRYLLIAQFNQSIWSAIFTVRNDMKRIISVRKSMENEKAIYYIG; this is translated from the coding sequence ATGTTTGAATATGATCCTCACAAAAGTGAATCAAATAGAATTAAACACGGTATTGATTTTAATCAAGCACAACAATTATGGGATGACGCAAACAGGGTAGTTATTGAGGCTAAGACAGTAGATGAAAAACGATATTTATTGATTGCCCAATTCAATCAAAGTATTTGGTCGGCTATATTCACCGTCAGAAATGATATGAAACGAATAATTTCAGTAAGAAAATCAATGGAAAATGAAAAAGCAATCTATTACATCGGCTGA
- a CDS encoding AAA family ATPase, which produces MIPVKLEIQGLYSYKEKQVIAFDQLTAAGLFGIFGAVGSGKSSILEAILLALYGSTERLSDRGEKNSMVNLQSETLLITFEFRAGNNNVNTYIARYSAKRNPKNFEDVKPAEHAFYLKKGDQLEPLTQVAEDLVGMKKEHFKQTIIIPQGKFRDFIDLTPGPRAEMMKELFGLERFDLASKTGTLLRNLKDEKIRLETQLGALAEITPELQSEKTALIKEIATQAEAAEIIFGQSEQKFKKQEEVQAKHTQLQVFLKEWEILNKKRTEIENKKAIYKDFLKAKTYLKPVWEQIQEKNAELEKYRVSVTDCKRFKETYEQEIEQLVKEELELKEKADKKSERETKIRDLKKVIEIKNLNTEFEASKTITETLKPDLDSKKEALSSIKEQIKQLEEESENIIVPHSNTLSELKGLARDWDNWESQLSEKQKDVEQISASTQSITAQIETLNEKLPESTNSFEAWIHSQKQTIQTLDSEKEKLMRQAGLAAHAHLLINGEACPLCGAIDHPHPLAETNNNALESKNREIELAKSLLERIITWKQVYSEQQIRLDNQNTNKAKTETEINILSGQIKKLKQNLISHQVDTKETLDELIQNSDKAIQKREKLLQMIKELRKNLEERQIEFEKEERQIREAEQTLLGLSSKISAKKEEIKDPLFCKPFFEKDKAAIEQTIQKVQQDIEETAFKLSGKQKVLLETRTKQATNLANLKNFENQSDSAAIKISELQKEFESLKITYGFEDEEKLIALFHHSLDADKVDAEIRQFEDRNLLVKNKLEELQSQPGVSSFDPEAFVRLQHKLQEEKSTLEAIKKSFTLLDQELISIKEKLEEKQKLQVTFSQLEKREINLKELERLFKGSGFVKYVSSIYLKELCATANLRFMKLTKNSLSLEIDDNNTFWVIDYLNGGKKRLLKTLSGGQTFQASLCLALALAEKVKSLNQADQSFFFLDEGFGALDRNSLRVVFETLKSLRHENRIVGIISHVEELQQEIEVYAKVELDPERGSQVGYSF; this is translated from the coding sequence ATGATTCCGGTAAAGCTAGAGATCCAAGGGTTATACTCCTACAAGGAAAAACAGGTCATAGCATTTGACCAATTGACCGCAGCGGGCCTATTCGGGATATTTGGGGCGGTGGGCAGTGGAAAGTCCTCGATTTTGGAAGCCATTTTATTGGCCCTTTATGGCAGTACAGAAAGACTATCAGACCGAGGTGAAAAAAACAGCATGGTCAACCTCCAAAGCGAAACTCTGCTGATCACGTTCGAATTCCGGGCCGGAAACAACAATGTCAACACTTATATTGCAAGGTATTCGGCCAAAAGAAATCCCAAAAACTTCGAGGATGTCAAACCTGCCGAACATGCTTTTTATCTAAAAAAAGGAGATCAACTGGAACCATTGACCCAAGTGGCTGAAGACCTTGTGGGCATGAAAAAGGAACATTTCAAACAAACAATCATCATCCCGCAGGGCAAATTCCGGGATTTTATCGACCTGACTCCCGGACCAAGAGCAGAGATGATGAAGGAGCTTTTTGGTTTGGAGCGATTTGATTTGGCTTCCAAAACGGGGACTTTGCTCAGAAACCTTAAGGATGAAAAGATCCGCTTGGAAACACAGTTGGGAGCTTTGGCAGAAATAACTCCTGAATTACAATCTGAAAAAACAGCATTGATCAAGGAAATTGCCACCCAAGCCGAAGCCGCAGAGATAATTTTCGGTCAATCTGAACAGAAATTCAAAAAGCAGGAGGAAGTTCAAGCCAAGCATACACAATTACAGGTTTTTTTGAAGGAATGGGAAATACTGAATAAGAAAAGGACTGAAATAGAAAACAAGAAAGCTATCTATAAAGACTTCCTGAAAGCAAAAACCTACCTCAAGCCGGTTTGGGAACAGATCCAAGAGAAAAATGCTGAATTGGAGAAATACCGTGTCAGTGTTACAGATTGCAAGAGGTTTAAGGAAACTTATGAACAAGAAATAGAGCAGCTAGTAAAGGAAGAGTTGGAACTGAAAGAAAAAGCAGACAAAAAATCAGAAAGGGAAACCAAAATCAGGGACCTAAAAAAGGTAATTGAAATCAAGAATCTAAACACGGAATTTGAGGCCTCCAAAACAATCACTGAAACATTAAAGCCTGATTTGGATTCGAAAAAGGAGGCATTATCATCGATTAAAGAACAGATAAAACAGCTGGAAGAAGAATCCGAAAACATCATTGTTCCTCATAGCAATACCCTATCCGAACTGAAAGGATTAGCCCGTGATTGGGATAATTGGGAAAGCCAGTTGAGCGAAAAACAAAAAGATGTCGAGCAAATATCTGCCTCTACCCAAAGCATCACCGCACAAATAGAAACCCTGAATGAAAAATTACCGGAATCAACCAATTCCTTTGAAGCATGGATTCATTCCCAAAAACAAACCATCCAAACACTCGACTCCGAGAAAGAAAAACTGATGCGACAGGCCGGTTTGGCCGCCCATGCCCACCTCCTGATTAATGGAGAGGCCTGTCCACTTTGCGGCGCAATAGATCATCCCCATCCCCTGGCCGAAACCAACAACAATGCTCTGGAATCTAAAAACAGAGAAATAGAATTGGCAAAAAGCTTATTGGAACGGATTATTACCTGGAAACAGGTCTATTCCGAGCAACAGATCAGACTGGACAATCAAAACACCAATAAGGCCAAAACAGAAACGGAAATCAATATCCTTTCCGGACAAATTAAGAAACTAAAGCAAAATTTGATTTCCCACCAAGTGGACACCAAAGAGACTTTAGATGAATTGATCCAAAATTCCGACAAAGCAATCCAAAAAAGAGAAAAACTGCTGCAAATGATAAAGGAACTGAGGAAGAATTTGGAGGAAAGGCAAATCGAATTTGAAAAAGAGGAAAGGCAAATCCGGGAGGCTGAACAAACTTTATTGGGACTTAGCAGTAAAATTTCAGCCAAAAAAGAGGAGATCAAAGACCCTTTATTCTGCAAGCCATTTTTCGAAAAAGACAAAGCCGCCATCGAACAGACCATTCAAAAAGTCCAACAGGACATAGAAGAGACAGCTTTCAAACTTTCCGGAAAACAAAAAGTACTACTGGAAACCAGAACCAAACAGGCTACCAACCTGGCCAACCTGAAAAACTTTGAGAACCAGTCCGATAGTGCAGCCATCAAGATAAGTGAATTGCAAAAGGAATTTGAATCCCTCAAGATCACATACGGATTTGAAGATGAGGAAAAGTTAATTGCACTCTTCCATCATTCTCTGGATGCCGATAAAGTAGATGCAGAAATCAGGCAATTCGAGGACAGGAATCTTTTAGTCAAAAACAAATTAGAAGAACTGCAATCACAACCCGGTGTTAGTAGTTTCGACCCAGAAGCATTTGTGCGATTGCAACATAAGCTTCAGGAAGAAAAGTCCACTTTGGAAGCGATTAAGAAATCCTTCACACTACTTGACCAAGAGCTAATTTCCATTAAAGAAAAGTTGGAAGAAAAACAAAAACTCCAAGTCACATTCAGTCAACTGGAGAAAAGGGAAATCAACCTAAAGGAATTGGAAAGGCTTTTCAAAGGAAGTGGTTTTGTAAAATACGTCAGTTCTATCTACCTCAAAGAACTCTGTGCCACGGCAAACCTCCGTTTTATGAAACTGACCAAAAACAGCCTCAGTTTGGAGATTGACGATAATAATACCTTCTGGGTAATCGACTACCTCAACGGCGGCAAAAAACGTTTGCTCAAAACCCTATCCGGTGGACAGACCTTTCAGGCTTCTCTATGCCTGGCCTTGGCACTAGCCGAAAAAGTAAAATCCCTCAATCAGGCGGATCAGTCCTTTTTCTTTTTGGATGAGGGCTTTGGCGCATTGGACAGAAATTCCCTCCGTGTCGTCTTCGAAACCCTCAAATCCCTCCGCCACGAAAACCGAATCGTAGGCATCATCTCCCATGTAGAAGAACTCCAACAAGAGATAGAAGTCTATGCCAAAGTAGAACTCGATCCAGAGAGAGGAAGTCAGGTGGGGTATTCGTTTTAG
- a CDS encoding metallophosphoesterase family protein, producing the protein MIKILHTADWHLGKRLQEYSRLEEQKEVLEEIIQIAEREAVDLVLLAGDIFDSFNPSHEAVELLYKTLRRLSNNGQRPIIAISGNHDSTQFVEAPDPLAREMGIFFYSRYDTVIPTGKFENGIEILQSESGFVEMKLPKYDVPIRIILAPYANEVLLKTYLGDMDREQEFRNLMAGKWETLAEKYCDKKGVNLFIGHFFFTKEGEPAEAEPESERPILHVGGTQALYTHHIPNHIQYAALGHLHRYHAVGKEPFPIVYSSSPLSYSFSEADQQKQVVIIEAKEGEKVNYWPIGLKMGRLLFRKTFDNLPDTLEWLEGNPYCFVEITFITEHSIDAATRKAIMKAHDGIVNLIPQIKNPQNRENLSLKAEDLEKDMVSLFRMYFNSERGQEPNEELLGIFKEVISQNETT; encoded by the coding sequence ATGATCAAAATCCTCCACACCGCAGACTGGCATTTGGGAAAAAGGCTACAGGAATATTCCAGACTTGAGGAACAAAAAGAAGTCCTAGAAGAAATCATACAGATAGCTGAGCGGGAAGCTGTTGACCTCGTGCTTTTGGCAGGGGATATTTTTGATAGCTTTAATCCCAGTCACGAAGCTGTGGAACTGCTGTATAAAACCCTCAGAAGGCTTTCCAATAATGGCCAAAGACCCATTATCGCCATTTCCGGCAACCATGACAGTACACAGTTTGTAGAAGCCCCCGATCCTTTGGCCCGAGAAATGGGCATCTTTTTCTACAGCCGATATGATACGGTGATCCCAACAGGTAAATTTGAAAACGGAATAGAGATCCTACAATCTGAATCCGGATTTGTGGAAATGAAATTACCAAAATATGATGTTCCCATCAGAATCATCCTGGCGCCCTACGCCAATGAAGTCCTGCTCAAAACCTACTTGGGAGACATGGACAGAGAACAGGAATTCAGGAATCTCATGGCCGGAAAATGGGAAACGTTGGCAGAAAAGTATTGTGATAAAAAAGGGGTGAATTTGTTCATCGGGCATTTCTTTTTTACCAAAGAAGGCGAACCTGCTGAGGCCGAACCTGAATCCGAACGTCCTATCCTCCATGTCGGGGGCACACAGGCTCTTTACACCCATCATATCCCCAACCATATCCAATATGCAGCTTTGGGTCATTTGCACCGATACCATGCGGTAGGCAAAGAACCGTTTCCGATTGTATATTCCTCCTCGCCCCTTTCCTACTCTTTCAGCGAAGCCGATCAGCAAAAGCAGGTGGTCATCATAGAAGCCAAAGAAGGAGAAAAAGTAAATTACTGGCCCATTGGTCTGAAAATGGGAAGACTACTTTTCAGAAAGACCTTTGATAATCTTCCGGACACGCTCGAATGGCTGGAGGGAAATCCATATTGTTTTGTCGAAATCACTTTTATCACAGAACATTCGATAGACGCTGCCACCCGAAAAGCCATCATGAAAGCACATGATGGCATTGTCAACCTGATTCCTCAGATCAAAAATCCACAAAATCGGGAAAACCTCAGCCTAAAAGCAGAAGACCTGGAAAAAGATATGGTCAGTCTTTTCAGGATGTATTTCAATAGTGAACGGGGCCAAGAGCCTAATGAGGAGCTGCTCGGCATTTTTAAGGAAGTTATCAGCCAAAACGAAACCACATGA
- a CDS encoding septal ring lytic transglycosylase RlpA family protein: protein MKYFTILFLLIISPLMVSAGDGSPSPDEALKIQEGVASYYGKGFHLRKTANGEIFNMMEMTAAHKNLPFGTMLKVTNLKNGKEVWVRINDRLPQTSRRIIDLSKGAAQELDMVQDGIVKVKLEVPDFETMAYLMEHYQGNKPQGLRLRMYESPIEIEFEKPDFSGLTLEINIESG, encoded by the coding sequence ATGAAATACTTTACAATACTCTTCTTATTGATAATCAGTCCTTTAATGGTTTCGGCCGGAGATGGAAGTCCCTCTCCTGATGAAGCACTGAAAATTCAGGAAGGCGTCGCCAGTTATTATGGCAAGGGATTCCACCTCCGTAAAACAGCCAATGGTGAAATTTTTAATATGATGGAAATGACCGCTGCGCATAAAAACCTTCCATTTGGGACCATGCTGAAAGTGACCAATCTAAAGAATGGTAAAGAGGTATGGGTCAGAATCAATGACAGACTTCCACAAACATCGAGACGAATCATCGACTTGTCCAAAGGAGCAGCTCAAGAATTGGATATGGTTCAGGATGGTATCGTCAAGGTGAAGCTTGAAGTGCCTGATTTTGAAACAATGGCATATTTAATGGAACATTATCAGGGCAACAAGCCCCAAGGACTGAGGTTAAGAATGTATGAGTCACCCATTGAAATTGAATTTGAAAAGCCTGATTTTTCGGGTTTAACATTGGAAATCAATATTGAGAGTGGGTAA
- a CDS encoding outer membrane insertion C- signal, translating to MKKLVLLPFMFSLMLVWNQSQAQELGLRFGDVLGNSVAIDGVFALGEFSRVHADLSFGDRGVGIEALWNFVYRPLGEEAFHWYAGVGPSLLIGDPFVLGVSGEIGLEYTFKEVPISLSLDWRPRADIVETTAFRAGGFGFNVRYVFGS from the coding sequence ATGAAAAAGTTAGTGTTATTACCTTTTATGTTTTCTCTTATGCTGGTATGGAATCAATCCCAAGCCCAGGAATTAGGTTTGAGGTTTGGTGATGTCCTGGGAAATAGTGTTGCCATTGATGGGGTTTTTGCATTGGGAGAATTCAGTCGTGTACATGCCGACCTTTCTTTTGGTGACCGAGGAGTGGGAATTGAAGCACTTTGGAATTTTGTTTACAGACCATTAGGAGAAGAAGCATTTCATTGGTATGCAGGTGTGGGTCCTTCTTTATTGATAGGAGATCCGTTTGTTTTGGGTGTGAGTGGTGAGATTGGCTTGGAATATACCTTTAAGGAAGTGCCGATTTCCTTATCTCTCGATTGGAGACCCCGTGCTGATATCGTCGAGACAACGGCATTTAGAGCGGGTGGTTTTGGTTTTAATGTGAGGTATGTTTTTGGTTCTTAA
- a CDS encoding 6-bladed beta-propeller, with the protein MKNPLIYFLVFFNVIYLFSCAENRKGESIANDTLEKLTYPLTVKDEFGFSWPEGLVVDDIIYLDTQEDQLIVSFSKLMISPEHDRYYILDDRQSKMFGFDGQGNNISIFSKLGTGPGEYREIKDAQIDFDNNQFEILDFDQIKKFSLINFEYLASVSLRGIKGNNIYGNFVNIEGVYYLYTPLPPAHRMIPSARANTQEFHLLRKDGDQHDFFIPKEHGVLLMEGDPIFRQSHISGEYNFTPILGRNEIIAINKEGIFTKYNFPFASNGIPKIELINFYDREREFMGTDYYKFLNNIMETERHLLFHFLGSSVLYYVLFDKTSKKIISIGRSKDYMPVLISSDSKYFYCYVMPASLFKHIEEGNSFENHPILKSIDFEKIDREDNPILIKFHLE; encoded by the coding sequence ATGAAGAATCCCTTAATATATTTTCTGGTTTTTTTTAATGTCATCTATCTTTTTTCCTGCGCAGAAAATAGGAAGGGTGAATCTATTGCTAATGACACTTTAGAGAAACTGACCTATCCTTTAACTGTAAAAGATGAATTTGGCTTCAGTTGGCCGGAGGGTCTGGTTGTGGATGATATCATCTATCTGGATACCCAAGAAGATCAGTTAATCGTGTCTTTTTCCAAACTGATGATCTCTCCGGAACATGACCGATATTATATCCTTGATGATCGGCAATCCAAAATGTTTGGGTTTGACGGACAGGGAAACAATATTTCCATTTTTAGTAAACTAGGAACCGGTCCGGGAGAATACAGAGAAATAAAAGATGCGCAGATTGATTTTGACAATAACCAATTTGAAATTTTAGACTTTGATCAAATAAAGAAATTTAGTTTGATTAATTTTGAATATCTGGCAAGTGTTTCATTAAGAGGGATAAAAGGAAATAATATTTACGGCAATTTCGTGAATATAGAAGGTGTCTATTACTTATACACCCCCTTACCTCCTGCCCACAGGATGATCCCTTCGGCTAGGGCAAACACACAAGAATTTCATTTATTAAGAAAGGACGGTGATCAACACGATTTTTTTATTCCAAAAGAGCATGGAGTCTTGTTGATGGAAGGCGATCCCATATTTCGTCAATCCCATATTTCAGGTGAATATAATTTTACTCCGATCTTGGGCCGTAATGAAATCATAGCTATAAATAAAGAGGGAATTTTCACCAAATACAATTTTCCATTTGCTTCCAATGGCATTCCAAAAATAGAACTGATCAATTTTTATGACCGCGAAAGGGAATTCATGGGTACAGATTATTATAAATTTCTAAACAACATCATGGAAACTGAAAGGCACTTGCTCTTTCATTTTCTTGGTAGTTCAGTACTATACTATGTCCTATTTGATAAAACCTCAAAAAAAATCATCTCCATAGGAAGGTCAAAAGATTACATGCCTGTACTGATTTCCTCAGATTCTAAATACTTTTATTGTTATGTTATGCCTGCCTCCTTGTTTAAACATATCGAAGAGGGCAATAGCTTTGAAAACCACCCGATTTTGAAATCCATCGATTTTGAAAAAATTGACAGGGAGGATAATCCAATTTTAATCAAGTTTCATTTGGAGTGA